The nucleotide sequence CGCCGGCCGCCCCGACTTCGCCGACCGCGACCTGAGCGGCCTGCGCAAGGCGTACTACGGCGCGTCGGTCATGCCGGTGCCCGTGCTGGAGCGGCTGCGCGAACGCCTGCCGAAGCTCGCCTTCTACAACTGCTTCGGACAGAGCGAGATCGGCCCGCTCGCCACCGTCCTCGCCCCGAACGAGCACAAGGGCCGCCTCGACTCCTGCGGCCGGACCGTGCTGTTCGTGGACGCCCGCGTGGTCGACGAGGAGGGGCGGGACGTGCCGGACGGCACCCCCGGCGAGATCGTCTACCGCTCGCCCCAGTTGTGCGAGGGCTACTGGGACAAGCCCGACGAGACCGCCGCCGCCTTCCGCGACGGCTGGTTCCGCTCCGGCGACCTCGCGGTCCGGGACGCCGACGGATACTTCCGAATCGTCGACCGGGTGAAGGACGTCATCAACTCCGGCGGCGTGCTGGTCGCCTCCCGCCAGGTCGAGGACGCCCTCTACACCCACGAGGCGGTCGCCGAGGCCGCCGTGATCGGGCTGCCCGACGAGCGCTGGATCGAGGCCGTCACCGCGGTCGTCGTCCCCCGGGGCGACGTCACCGAGGAGGCCCTCATCGCCCATGTCCGCGAGGAGCTGCCCGCCTTCAAGGCGCCCAAGCGCGTCCACTTCGTCGCCGAACTCCCGCGCAACGCCAGCGGCAAGATCCTCAAGCGGGAGCTGCGCGACCGGCTCGGCTAGCGCGGGCGCAGGTCCACGATGCGGCGGATCTTGCCCACCGAGCGCTCCAGCGACTCCGGCTCCACGATCTCCACGGACACCGACACCCCGATGCCGTCCTTCGCCGCCGCCGCGATCGACCGGGCCGCCGTCTCCCGCACCTCCGGCGTGGCACCGGGACGCGCCTCCGCCCGCACGGTGAGCGCGTCCATGCGCCCCTCCCGCGTCAGCCGGAGCTGGAAGTGCGGCGCCACACCGGGGGTGCGCAGCACGATCTCCTCGATCTGGGTCGGGAACAGGTTGACCCCGCGCAGGATCACCATGTCGTCGCTGCGCCCGGTGATCTTCTCCATCCGCCGGAACACCCGCGCCGTCCCCGGCAGCAGCCGGGTCAGGTCCCGCGTCCGGTAGCGGACGATCGGCATGGCCTCCTTGGTGAGCGAGGTGAACACCAACTCGCCCCGCTCGCCCTCCGGCAGCACCTCACCGGTGATCGGGTCCACCACCTCCGGGTAGAAGTGGTCCTCCCACACGTGCAGACCGTCCTTGGTCTCCACGCACTCCTGCGCCACCCCCGGACCGATCACCTCCGACAGCCCGTAGATGTCCACGGCGTCGATGGCGAACCGCTCCTCGATCTCCCGCCGCATGCTCTCCGTCCACGGCTCGGCCCCGAACACCCCCACCCGGAGCGAGGTGGAGCGCGGGTCCACCCCCTGCCGCTCGAACTCGTCCAGCAGCGTCAGCATGTACGAGGGCGTGACCATGATGACGCCGGGCCCGAGATCCTGGATCAGCCGCACCTGCCGGGACGTCATGCCGCCGGAGGCGGGCACCACCGTGCAGCCCAGCCGCTCGGCACCGTAGTGCGCGCCCAGTCCTCCGGTGAACAGGCCATAGCCGTACGCCACATGGACGATGTCACCAGGTCGCCCGCCCGCGGCACGGATCGAGCGGGCCACCATGTCCGCCCACACCGAAAGGTCGTTGTCGGTGTAGCCGACCACCGTGGGCAGCCCCGTCGTCCCACTGGAGGCGTGCAGCCGCCGCACCCGCTCCCTGGGCACCGCGAACATCCCGTACGGGTAGTTCGCCCGCAGGTCCGCCTTGGTGGTGAACGGGAAGTGCGCGAGGTCGGCGAGCGACCGGCAGTCCTCGGGGCGCACCCCTGCCTTGTCGAAGGACTCCCGGTAGAACGGCACATGGGCGTAGGCGTGCCCCAGTGAGGCGCGCAGCCGCTCCAACTGGAGCGCACGCAGTTCCTCGGGCCCGAGCCGCTCGCCCGCGTCCAGCAGGTCCGTCTCATCCGCCATCGGGACTTCCCCTCGCACGCGACACGCAATACGGACGACCGATCATTCGGTCGATCTTGCCGAGGCCAGTAATTCAGGCCATCGGGCCCCGGGCAAGAGGCAGGCCGGGATTTTTCCGCGCGCGGCCCGGCGCCCGCGTACACCCACCCGCCCCAAGGTCCCCCTCACGTGGCCTGTGCGCCGTCCTGGCCGGTCGCTAGGCTGAGCCGCGGACGACGTAATGGGAGGAGCACGGACGTGGCCGAGAGCACCATCCAGCAGCAGTCGCTCACGGGCTGGGACAAGCCGGACCTGGACCTCAGCGGGGCCCAGTGGCAGTCCAGCAGCAGGGGTCTGGGCGACGTCCAGATCGCCTTCGTCGAGGGCTTCATCGCCATGCGCAACAGCCGCCGCCCCGAGAGCCCCTCCCTGATCTTCACCCCCGCCGAATGGGGCGCCTTCGTCTCCGGGGCCCGCGAGGGCGAGTTCGACCTCACCTGATCCGCCCGGCGCCCTGTGGCCGGAGCCGACCGGGGGTGTTCCGGCCGCAATCGCCGGACACGCGCCCCGCGGCGCCTCGCCGGGAGGGCCGCCTGAGCGAGGCTGGCCCCGACAAGAGGCCCGCCCCGGCACGGGGGCATCTTCCGGAGGTGAGGAACGATGAGCGCTGCGCCGGTCATCGCCGCGGTCGACGGTTCCGAGGACAGCCTGCGCGCCCTGGACTGGGCCCTTCAGGCCGCCCGCCGCCGTGTCGCACCGCTGCGCGTCATGCATGTGCGCCAGTACGCGGCCTGGGGCGAGGCCGACATCATCGTCGCCGACCCGCCCGACGAGAGCGGCGACCCCGTCCTCGACGAGGTGCGCGCCAGGCTCGCGGAGCGCACCGACCTGCCCACCGTGGAGTACGTCGCCGTCGAGGGCGTACCCGGCGCTGTCCTGCCCGAACTCGGCGCCGACGCCCAACTGCTGGTCCTCGGATCACGCGGCCGGGGCGGCTTCGCCAGCCTGCTCCTCGGCTCGAACTCCCTCGCCGCCGCCCGTGACGCCTCCTGCCCGGTGGTCGTCGTCCCCCGGCCCGGCCGCGAGGTGCACGCCGAACCACCGGAGCGGCCCGGCCCCCGGGTCGTCGTCGGGCTGCACGTCGACAGCCCCGACGACGGCGTCCTCGGCTTCGCCTTCGCCGAGGCGGCACTGCTCGGCGCCCGCCTCCAGGTGATCGCCGCCTACCCCTGGCCCGTCCAGACCTGGTCCGCCCCCGGCCAGCTCGTCCCGCCGCCCATCGACCAGATCGCCGTCGAGAGCGAGACCCGCGTCCTCGCCGAAGGCTTCCTCGACCCGCTGCGCGCCCAGTTCCCCGACGTCGAGGCGGAGGCCGAGGCGCTGCCGGGCGACGCCGCCGGGCATCTCGTCGCCCTCTCGGCGGGCGCCGATCTCGTCGTCGTCGGCCGCCACCGGCGCCGGCTGCTCGTGCCCGCGCGCATGCTGGGCTCGGTCACCCAGGCGGTCCTGCTGCACGCGGCGAGCCCCGTCGCCGTGATCCCCGCCGCCCCGGCCGAGGAATGACCCCGTGCGGGCCATGCCGAGGGGGCTCCCGCACGCCGCCGTGCCGGTCCGGGCACGTACCATTGGCCGCATGTCGTTCCTCCGCCGCCGCAGCGCCACTCCCGCCGGACCAGACTTCGACGTGCTGGCCATGGACCCCGGCGACTGGCCCGGCAACCTCGGCGCGGGCCTGCTGCCCGCCCCCGACGGCACGTGCCAGGGCGTCTTCCTGCGCTACGACCTGTTCGGCGGCCGCGGCCCGGCCATGATCATCGGCAACCTCCCCGAGGGCTCCCCGGCCCGCGAGACCGCCGAGGGCGAGATCCCCTTCGAGGTCGCCCAGTTGCTGCTTGCGCTGGACAACGACGAGGAGGTCACCGTCGTCGGCTCCGAGGACACCCCCGTCCTCCAGGGCGACAACCTGCTGATCGTGCGTCGCCTCAAGCTCTCCGAGGGCCGGATCTCCTGCGTGCAGTTCGACCGCAGCGACGGCGTCCTGGTGACCATCGCCGCCTGGGACCGCCCCATCACCGACGACCTCTACGCCCTGCTGAAGCCGCTCCCGGCGGAGCTTTTCCAGCAGGGCTGAGGCGGGCCGCTAGCGGCGGACGGCCGACAGGTCCACGTCCGCCGCGCGGACGAACCCGACCCGGTGGCCGTACTGGATCTCGTAGTACAGGTCCTTGCCGGCGATCACCTGGTGCGAGTCCTCGGTGAAGGTGACGGCGTAGTAGTACTCGCCCGGCATCCGGTCGCCGACCACGTACTTCTGCCCGGCCGGGATCGTGTACGGCAGCGGCACCACCGACTGCGCCGGTACGCCCGCCGGGTACGCCTCCTTCTCCGGGTAGGCGCGGCCGTACACCGGGACGCTCGCCAGGCCCGCCTTCGGGGTGATCGTGGCCCCGGACGCGGAGACCGCCGTGGGCTCGCGGTGCGGGTTGCGGAACCACGCCTTCTGGCCCAGGTACCAGATCGCCGTCCAGTCGCCCCAGCGTCCGGCGACCGCGTACTGCTGACCGGTGGAGACCCGCGAGGACAGGTCGTTGACCCCGTCGGTCGGCACGGTGCCCAGGCCGATGTCCTTGATCAGCGGCGCGTTCACGTCGTGGTCGGAGTACAGCCGCACCTCACCGGAACCGTGCGCGGGGCAGGGCTCGCCCTTCGTCGTGCAGCCCGTGTACACCGGCTGGTTGGCGGCGTAGTCCGGCAGGATCGTCACCAGTGACGAACGGCTGGTGCCCGTGCGCTCGAAGGGGCGGCCGAGCAGCTCGAAGTAGTGCCGCCAGTCCCAGTACGGGCCGGGGTCGGTGTGCATACCGGGAACGGTGGATGCCGTCGGACCGGGCACGTTCTCATGGCCCAGGATGTGCTGCCGGTCCAGCGGCACCCCGTAGGCGCGGGACAGGTACTTCACCAGCCGGGCCGAGGAGCGGTACATCGCCTCCGTGTACCAGGCGTCCGGATCGGTGAGGAAGCCCTCGTGCTCGATGCCCACGGAGCGGGCGTTCACATCCCAGTTCCCCGCGTGCCAGGCGACGTCCTTCGCCTTCACATGCTGGGCGATCAACCCGTCGGTCGAGCGGATCGTGTAGTTCCAGGACACATAGGTCGGGTCCTGGATCAGGTTCATCACCCCGTCCCAGCCGCCCTCGGTGTCATGGATGACGATGTACCTGACACGCTCGGCCGCCGGGCGGACGCCCAGGTCGTGGTTGCCGTAGTCGTTGTCCCCGAACTCCTCGTACGGCGCCGGGACCGACACGCACGACACCGACCTCGGGCACTCGACGTCGCCCGCCCGTGGCGCGCGCAGCCCGGTCCGCTTCAACTGGGCCGTGTCGGCGCGCAGTCGGGGGCTCGCCGCCAGCTCGACCCGCTGGCCGGCGTCGGTGGTGCGGCGCTCGCCGGTGCGCAGCACCTCGTACACGTCGTCCGCGTACGCGGCGGCCGTCGCCGTGTCGTCGGCGGCGGAGAACTCGGCCACCGCGCCGTACCAGCCGGACGGGTCGGCGCTGAGCGGCTCGCCCAGCTCCCGTTGTGCGGAGGCCAGCAGCGCGGCGCCGCCGGCGATGTTGGCGGCCGGATCGGTGCGCAGCCGGGTGGCCGGGAGGCCGGTCAGCTCCGCCGCGCGGCGCAGCGTGGTCAGCCGGGCGGGCAGCTCCGCCGGGGCGGGCGCCTTGGCGTCGGGGTGCAGGGCGGCGCGGGCGCTGTCGCCGCGGGCGTCCTCGGTCCCCTCCGCGTGGTGCTCGGTCGCGGTCAGCGCGGTGCGGGCGTCGGTGAGGTGCATCGGGCCGTAGCCGCCACTGACGCTGGGCGCCCCGGCGTGTGCGTCCCAGCGGGATTGGAGGTAGGAGACGGCCAGCAGCACGTTCCGGGGCACGTGGTACTGGGCCGCCGCGCTGTCGAAGGCGCGCTGGAGCTGGTCGGCCTGGGGAGCGGTGGGCGCGGCCGGTGCGGCGCCGAGCAGCGGCAGCACCAGGGCGGCCGAGACGAGCGTTCCGGCGGTCCGCTTCAGGCGTCTGACGCCGGGTACGGACGACGGGGCGGGGGCGAATCCTCGCAATGCGGCCTCCTGTGACGGGCGGGGCGTGGCGGGACGGGCGGCGCCGGGCTGGGTCAGTGGTACCGGCTTGTCGACGATCCGTCAATGATGCCCTCGGGAAGGCGATTTCCCACGTCACAAAGGGTTTCGGGCGAGTTTCGCGCTGATGGGGCGCGGGCCTGCGGGGCGTCAGTGGCGTATACCAGTGACCCCCCGCCCCGCAGGCCCGGAACCGCGGTGCGCCGCCGCTCGGGCGCACCGCGGTGTTCTGGTGGCGAGCGCAGTCAGCGGGTGCCGACCGCCGCGCGTACGGCCCGTCGTGCCATGTGGCAGTCGTCGTGCAGCCTGCGCAGCAGCAGCCGCTGCTCCTCACCGGAGGGCGTCACGCCCGAGGGGACCGGGGCCGGGGGAGCGCCGTGCATCGAGCGCTGTACGGCCGTCTCGTAGGTCCGGATCTCGCGGGTCAGCACCAGCATCAGGTTCACCAGGAAGGCGTCACGTGAGGCCGGGCCTCCCGACTGGGCGAGCTGGCTGATCTGACGGCGCGCGTCCGGGGCGTCCCCGAGGACCAGCCACAGGGTGGCCAGGTCGTACCCCGGCAGGTACCAGCCGGCGTGCTCCCAGTCGACCAGCACCGGACCGGTCGGCGACATCAGGATGTTGGAGAGCAGCGCGTCGCCGTGGCAGAACTGGCCCCTGCCCTGGCGGCCCGACGAGTGGGCGATGCCGTGCAGCAGCTTCTGGAGGTCGCCCAGGTCGCGGTCGGTGAGCAGTCCCAGCTCGTGGTAGCGGGAGATGTGGGCCGCGTAGTCCAGCGGGGCGTCGAAGGTGCCGGCCGGGGGCCGCCAGGCGTTCAGCCGGCAGATCGCGCCGAGCGCGGCCCGGATGTCCGCGCGCGGCGGAGCCTCCAAGGGGTGCCGCCGGTGAGAGGCGACCCGGCCGGGCATCCGCTCGATCACCAGCGCGCAGTTGTCCGGGTCGGCCGCGATCAGCCGCGGCACGCGCACCGGCGGACGGTGCCGGACGAAGGAGCGGTAGGCAGCTATTTCGTGCCGGACGCGTTCCGCCGAGGCGGGGGTGTGGTCCAGCAGGCATTTGGCGACCGCCGTGCTGCGTCCTGTCGTACCGACGAAGGTGACGGTCCGTCCGCCGCGGCGGAGCACCTGCACCGGGGCGAACTCCGGGCAGATCCGCTGGACGGAGGCGATGGCGGTGCGGAGCTGGGCCCCCTGGGGGCCGGACAGGTCCAGCCTGCCGCTGAGCGGCTGGGAACCGGGCTGCCCCGGAATTCGTGGTGCCCGGCCCACTCCCAGGAGGGGTGCTCCGGGTCGCGCCGCCGGGTCCAGATACGGTCCGCCGCCCACGGGGCGGGGACGTGGTGGCCGGGGCGGGGCGGACACGGAGGACGATGCTGCGTACATGGGAGATACAGATCCCTTCGTGTGCCTGCTGTGCCTGCCTGTGCGTCGCTTGCGCTGAAGCTGTCGTGAAGTCCTGTACGAACCTGTACGAAGAGGCTTCTGACGGGCTTTTCGCGCCCACCCGTCCCGGTCCTCCCTGGCGCACCCTGGGGAATGTCCCTGGGCGGCCGGGCCGGGGTGGCGCTTTCCTACCTGACACCCGGTGTCCACTGGCACACCATCTGGCGCACCCTGGCGAACCCTGGCGAATAGTCGCCCGGCAACTTGCACGGGGCTACTGTCAACTCAGCCGAGAACCTGGGGGCTTGACGTGAGCGGACAACCCAACTCCCGCTTTGCGGACCTGTTCGGCATGGCCGGCTGGTCCAAGGGCGAACTCGCGCGACTGGTCAACCGGCAGGCGGCGGCCATGGGCCACCCCCAACTGTCGACGGACACCTCGCGGGTACGGCGTTGGATCGACACGGGGGAGATCCCCCGCGATCCGGTGCCGAGGGTGCTGGCGGCTCTGTTCACCGAGCGTCTCGGCCGTGTCGTGACCATGGAGGATCTCGGTCTGGTACGGCACGGGCGTGCGGGTAAACGGCAGGGCGACGGGAAGCGTGACGATCCCGACGGCGTGCTGTGGGCGCCCGAACGAACCGCCGCGGTCCTCACCGAATTCACGGGAATGGACCTCATGCTCAACCGACGCGGCTTGGTGGGCGCGGGTGCCGCGCTCGCCGCGGGAGCCACACTCAGCAGCGCCATGCACGACTGGTTGCACACCGACCCCACGCTCCGGGCCGACGCCCCCGTCCTCGACGATCCCCTGCACGCGGAACCCGCCGGATTCGACCGCTACGAGGCCGCACCCATCGGGTCCCAGGAGGTCGAGGAACTGGAGCGCTCGGTCGAGGTGTTCCGGGCCTGGGACGCCGCCCGTGGCGGCGGCCTCCAGCGCAAG is from Streptomyces seoulensis and encodes:
- the paaK gene encoding phenylacetate--CoA ligase PaaK, with the translated sequence MADETDLLDAGERLGPEELRALQLERLRASLGHAYAHVPFYRESFDKAGVRPEDCRSLADLAHFPFTTKADLRANYPYGMFAVPRERVRRLHASSGTTGLPTVVGYTDNDLSVWADMVARSIRAAGGRPGDIVHVAYGYGLFTGGLGAHYGAERLGCTVVPASGGMTSRQVRLIQDLGPGVIMVTPSYMLTLLDEFERQGVDPRSTSLRVGVFGAEPWTESMRREIEERFAIDAVDIYGLSEVIGPGVAQECVETKDGLHVWEDHFYPEVVDPITGEVLPEGERGELVFTSLTKEAMPIVRYRTRDLTRLLPGTARVFRRMEKITGRSDDMVILRGVNLFPTQIEEIVLRTPGVAPHFQLRLTREGRMDALTVRAEARPGATPEVRETAARSIAAAAKDGIGVSVSVEIVEPESLERSVGKIRRIVDLRPR
- a CDS encoding DUF397 domain-containing protein, with protein sequence MAESTIQQQSLTGWDKPDLDLSGAQWQSSSRGLGDVQIAFVEGFIAMRNSRRPESPSLIFTPAEWGAFVSGAREGEFDLT
- a CDS encoding universal stress protein, with protein sequence MSAAPVIAAVDGSEDSLRALDWALQAARRRVAPLRVMHVRQYAAWGEADIIVADPPDESGDPVLDEVRARLAERTDLPTVEYVAVEGVPGAVLPELGADAQLLVLGSRGRGGFASLLLGSNSLAAARDASCPVVVVPRPGREVHAEPPERPGPRVVVGLHVDSPDDGVLGFAFAEAALLGARLQVIAAYPWPVQTWSAPGQLVPPPIDQIAVESETRVLAEGFLDPLRAQFPDVEAEAEALPGDAAGHLVALSAGADLVVVGRHRRRLLVPARMLGSVTQAVLLHAASPVAVIPAAPAEE
- a CDS encoding N-acetylmuramoyl-L-alanine amidase; this encodes MRGFAPAPSSVPGVRRLKRTAGTLVSAALVLPLLGAAPAAPTAPQADQLQRAFDSAAAQYHVPRNVLLAVSYLQSRWDAHAGAPSVSGGYGPMHLTDARTALTATEHHAEGTEDARGDSARAALHPDAKAPAPAELPARLTTLRRAAELTGLPATRLRTDPAANIAGGAALLASAQRELGEPLSADPSGWYGAVAEFSAADDTATAAAYADDVYEVLRTGERRTTDAGQRVELAASPRLRADTAQLKRTGLRAPRAGDVECPRSVSCVSVPAPYEEFGDNDYGNHDLGVRPAAERVRYIVIHDTEGGWDGVMNLIQDPTYVSWNYTIRSTDGLIAQHVKAKDVAWHAGNWDVNARSVGIEHEGFLTDPDAWYTEAMYRSSARLVKYLSRAYGVPLDRQHILGHENVPGPTASTVPGMHTDPGPYWDWRHYFELLGRPFERTGTSRSSLVTILPDYAANQPVYTGCTTKGEPCPAHGSGEVRLYSDHDVNAPLIKDIGLGTVPTDGVNDLSSRVSTGQQYAVAGRWGDWTAIWYLGQKAWFRNPHREPTAVSASGATITPKAGLASVPVYGRAYPEKEAYPAGVPAQSVVPLPYTIPAGQKYVVGDRMPGEYYYAVTFTEDSHQVIAGKDLYYEIQYGHRVGFVRAADVDLSAVRR
- a CDS encoding aminoglycoside phosphotransferase family protein, which codes for MYAASSSVSAPPRPPRPRPVGGGPYLDPAARPGAPLLGVGRAPRIPGQPGSQPLSGRLDLSGPQGAQLRTAIASVQRICPEFAPVQVLRRGGRTVTFVGTTGRSTAVAKCLLDHTPASAERVRHEIAAYRSFVRHRPPVRVPRLIAADPDNCALVIERMPGRVASHRRHPLEAPPRADIRAALGAICRLNAWRPPAGTFDAPLDYAAHISRYHELGLLTDRDLGDLQKLLHGIAHSSGRQGRGQFCHGDALLSNILMSPTGPVLVDWEHAGWYLPGYDLATLWLVLGDAPDARRQISQLAQSGGPASRDAFLVNLMLVLTREIRTYETAVQRSMHGAPPAPVPSGVTPSGEEQRLLLRRLHDDCHMARRAVRAAVGTR